GCGTCTACCGACCCGAGACGTCGCAGTGGATCTGGGGTACGGACGTCAACGCGAAGCATGCCTGGGGCTCGACCGTCGAGCTCCGGGTCGCAGACTGTACAGGGTCGGTCCGCCTGATGTGCGAGGTCACCGCGTTCGTCGCGGGCATGATGTTCCACGTCGCGGAGCACGGGCTCGACCGCGAGGTCGGCACGGACGAGTATCGCGAGTTCCTCGTGAACCGCTGGCGGGCCGCTCGGCACGGTCTTCAGGCCGTGTTCGAGCGGAACGGACGAGGGATCGAGGTCGTCTCACTGTTGACAGAGATGCTGGAGATGGCGCAGGATGGCCTTGAACTCCTCGGGACGTCCGTCGGAGATCTGAAGGTCGTCCGGGCCATGCTCAGGAAGCGCCAGACGCAGGCCGACTTCCAGAGGGCGCTTTTCGAGATGGACGGGTGCGATCCCTATCGCCACACGCGGACCATGATGAACGTTCAGAGGGATCCCAGGGCCTTCGAGCGCTACCTGCGGACGGCGCCGATGCTCGAAGCACTCGAGCCCGAGGACCACGACGCGTTCCTCCTCGGCCTGGTCGAGGTCGAGACGCCCTACCATATGCTGCTCCGTGCGACTCCGCTCGGACCGGACGCTCTCGACCGTCTGCTCGAGCGTCTCGTGCGCGAGGGCCTCGTCGTCGAGGGGCGGGACCCCATGGGGGTCAGAACGTATACGCGGGCCGGCGCCCTGCCCGAGCAGCCGAACTGACGGCCGGGGCGTCCGCCGGGAGGTGACGCATGGGAGAGGTGTCCAGCATGGTCGAGCTTCTGGGAGTGCTCCTGAGGCTTCTGGGACTCGATCGGAACGCCCTGCTGCCGGCCGTCGCGCTGCTCATACTCTTCTTCCTTCTGGCGGTCCCCGCGGGTCTCCTCGCGCAGTCCCGCAGGATCGCCACGGGGCGACAGGGGATCGTCGGCGAGCGGGGAAGGACGGTCGGCGCACTGGACCCGGAGGGCAAGGTCTTCGTCCACAGCGAGTACTGGAACGCCGTCGCCGACGAGCCGATCGGTGAAGGAGAACGGATCGTCGTGACCGGCGTCGACGGCATGAGGCTCAGGGTCGAGCGGGATCCTCAAGGGAGGTAGCGCATGGTTGGAACCGTCATACTCATACTGGTCGTGCTCGTCCTGCTCGCGAAGTCGGTCTACGTGCTTCGCGAGTACGAGCGCGGCGTCGTCTTCCGGCTCGGCCGGTTCACCGGCGTCAGGGGCCCGGGCTTCATCCTCATTATCCCGTTCATCGACCGACTCGTCCGCGTGGGGCTTCGGATCATCGCCATGGACGTCCCGCCGCAGGATGTGGTGACGAGGGACAACGTCTCCGTCAAGGTGAATGCGGTCGTCTACTACCGGGTGTTCGAGCCGAATCTCGCCATCATCGAGGTCGAGGATTTCGACTACGCGACCTCCCAGCTCTCGCAGACGACGCTTCGAAGCGTGATCGGTTCTGTAGAGCTCGACGAGCTATTGTCCGAGCGGGACAAGATCAACCAGGAGCTGCAGTCGATCCTCGACAAGCAGACCGACAGCTGGGGCATCAAGGTCTCGGCGGTCGAGGTCAAGCACGTCGACCTGCCCGAGGGCATGCAGCGCGCCATCGCCCGCCAGGCCGAGGCCGAGCGCGAGCGCCGCGCAAAGATCATCCACGCCGAGGGCGAGCTCCAGGCTTCAGAGAAGCTCTCTCAGGCCGCGACGGTCCTCGCCAAGGAGCCGTCCTCGATGCAGCTCCGTTTCCTGTCGACATTGACCGAGATCTCGGCCGAGAAGAATTCGACGATCATCTTCCCCGTGCCGATCGATCTGGTCGAGGCGTTCATGAAGAGATTCAGACCGAACGAGTCCTGACCTCTCTACGAAGGGGGAGAACGACACATCGGCCGGGCGGCGCGCCGCCCGGCCGAGCGTCGAGACCATGCGCTATCAGGGAGAACGCTACATCTGGGAGCACGAGGAGCCTGACGCCGCCACGGTCGAGCGGGTCGCCCGGGCGGCCGGGGTCTCCGGGATCCTCGCCCGCGTGCTCGCTTCCCGCGGTATCGAGACCGGCGAGGCGGCCGAGGCGATGCTCGACCCGGGAAGGAACAGACTGCCTCACCCTCACCTCCTTCCGGACGCCGACCGCGCCGTCGAACGCGTGCGGCGGGCGCTCCTCGGAAGGGAACGCATCTGCGTGCACGGCCACGACGACGCCGACGGCGTCACGGCCACGACGATCGTGACGGAGGCGCTGGCGCAGCTCGGAGCCGAGGCGCTGACCTACATCCCCGACCGCCGGACCGAGGGTCACGGACTGAACCGGGCGGAGATCGACGGACTGAAGACCGAGGGCGTCAGGCTCATCGTCACGGTCGACAGCTGCGTCAGCGATGTCCGTGAGATCGAGTACGCCCGGTCGGTCGGCATCGACGTCGTCGTCACCGACCATCACGAGATCCCTCCGACGCTCCCGCCGGCGGCCGCCATCGTCAACCCGAAGCTCGAGCACGGCGCCTACCCCTACAGGTTGATGGCCGGGGCCGGCGTCGCGCTGCGCTTCGCGGAGCTTCTCACGGACGAGCTGGGCGGCACGTTTCCACCCCTGCCGGCCGGGGCGCCGTGGTACGGACCCGGATGGCTCGACGAGGCGTTCGCCGTGGCGACGATCGGTACGATCGCGGACAAGGTCCCCCTGACGGGGGACAACCGCTCGATCGTTGCGGAGGGGCTCGATGCGATGGCCGCGTCTGCGAGGCCGGCCATCCGGGCCATGCTCGATGACGCGGGGCTCGGCGGGAAGAGGATCGAGGTCGGCGACGTGCGGGAGTCGGTGGCGCCGCTCTTCGGCAGGGTCTCCGACGGTTCGGGCGGCAACCCCGCGCTCGACCTCATGCTCGAGCGGGACGGAGACAGGGCGCTCATTCTGGTCGCCCGACTCGGGGCCCGACGTGACGAGTGGCGACGGAAGGCGCAGACGGCCTGGCGGGAAGCATCGAAGGCCCTCGACTCCCCGGGCGACGAGCGGGTCGTCGTCACGGAGCTCGACGCGCCGGTCGAGGTTCTCGGCTACGTCACCTCGCGACTGGCCGACGAGATGGGTCGGCCCGCGTTCGTTCTCTCCCGCACGTCCGGGGGGTTCATGGCCGAGGCCCGCGGACCGGAGGGGTTCGACCTGGTGTCGGCGCTCCGGTCGATGGACGGGCTCTTCGAGGGGTACGGGGGGCATCCCCGCGCGGCCGGGTTCACCATCTCGGCCGACCGGGTTGAGCGCTTCCGCGAGGGGCTGGCACGGTACGTGGAGGAACACCCTCCGACCCCGACGCCGCGGCGCTTCGATGCGTACGTGGACCTCGGCGACGTCTCCCTCGAACTGGCCGGCGAGCTGGACCGCATGAAGCCGTTCGGCCACGGGCACTGGCCGGCCGCGCTCTACGCGCGAGTGGTCAGGCGCGACGACGTCGAGGCCGTGAGAGAGCGCGGCGTCCGGTTCGCAACGCCGCCGCCCGTATCGAAAGCGCCGGTCGGACTCGTCTACCGCCTCCGCGAGACCGGAGGCGTCCCGAGCCTCAGCGTGATCGACACGGTACGGACGTCGTCCGACTGATCGGGAGGCGGTGAGCACATGGCGGATCGGCCTGGAACGGGCACGCTCTATCTGGTGGCGACTCCGATAGGCAACCTCGGGGACGTGACCCGGAGAGCGCTCGACATCCTGGGCACGGTCGACTCGATCGCCTGCGAGGACACGAGGCGCACCCGGAAGCTCCTGTCACACTACGACATCGATACGAAGCTCACGGCCTACCACGACCACAACGAAGAGAGGGCCTCGCGCGGGATCGTCGAGCGTCTGCGCGAAGGGAAGGACGTCGCCCTCGTCACCGACTCGGGGACACCCCTCATTTCCGACCCGGGTTACCGCCTGGTCTCGATGGCCGTCGAGGAGGGCCTCGACGTGGTTCCCGTTCCGGGCCCGTCGGCCGTCGTCGCGGCGCTCTCCGCGGCGGGGCTTCCGCCGCATCCGTTCCTGTTCGCGGGCTTTCTCCCCAGGAAATCGGGGGCACGGAGACGCCGCATCGAAGAGCTGGGCGCCGTGCACGCCACCCTCGTTCTCTATGAGTCTCCGCACAGGATCGCCGCGGCGCTCGCCGACCTCGCCGACGTTCTGGGCGATCGGCGCGGGGCCGTCCTGAGGGAGCTCACGAAGGTCCACGAGGAGATCCTGCGCGGTACGCTCCCGGAACTGGCGGATGAGGTTTCCCGGCGTCGGCTCAAGGGAGAGATCGTCATCGTCATCGGCCCCGGCGCCTGAGCGTCCGGAGGGGGGCGGAGTGAGCGTCCTGAGCGTGGTTGTGGCCCTGGTGCTGGCCGTAACGCCGGCTGAGGAGCGGGAACTCGATCGGATCGCCACGCTGGGCTACGTGGCGGGCTCGGTTCCCGCCGTCGATACGACCGGCGTGCTGGTGCGCGAGCCGGACCGAATGGCTTCAGGCCTGACGCTCTACACGCCCTCGGCGGGTCCGGAGGCGCTCCTCATCGACTCGGAGGGCAGGACCGTTCACCGCTGGAGCCTGCGCGGCTCGTCGTACTGGGCCAGGGTCAGGATGATGGACGACGGTTCGCTCCTCGTCATCACGTGTGACCCGGCGCGGCTCATGAAGATCGACCACACCTCGGAGAGGCTCTGGCGCGCCTCGGGGACCGCCCACCACGATCTCGACGTCGACTCGGAAGGCAGGATCTACGTCCTCATGCGGGAGGCCGTGACGCGGGACGGCATCCACGACGGCGGTAACATCCTCGACGACGAGATCGCGATCCTCGACCAGTATGGCAAGGGTCTGGGGACGGTGTCGATACTTGACGCGTTCCGTGCGTCCGACAGGTACGCCTCGTGGGTCTCCGACGACGCCCTGCCCGAGGGACCGGACATCCTCCACACGAACTCGATCGAGGTCTACGAACGGGACGGTCGGAGAGAGGCTCTGGTGTCGATCAGGAGCATCGGAACGATAGCCCTCATCGACCTCGACGGGGGCGGTCTCGTCTGGGCCCTGCGTGGAGCGTGGCGGATGCAGCACGAAGCGCACTTCGTCTCGGACCGCATCCTGCTCTTCGACAACCTCGGACTCGGTGACGACCGGTCGCGGGTCATCGAGGTCGACCCCGCGAGCGGGGAGATCCTCTGGGAGTGGACCGAGCCGGGCTTCTTCTCACGGGGAGCGGGAGCGGTCCAGAGGCTCTCGAACGGCAACACGCTCATCACGGAGTCGGAGAACGGCCGGATCATCGAGATCGACCCATCCGGCTCGGTCGTCTGGGAGTATCTCAATCCGGTGACGATCGACCGGGGCCGGACGCTCACTCTGGGGATCATGCGCGCCGAGCGCATCGAGCAGAGTCCCTAGGCCGCGGCCGCCTGCTTGACACCTCTTTCGCGGCGGTGCTAGACTGCGCCGTTCGGCAGACACCTCGTCGGAAGGAACCCGGGGCTTCAGTTCCCATGGCTGTGAAGGGCATCAAGGCACGGGCCCGTTCCGTGCTCGATCCGGTGGCTCGATTCGCGGCCGACGTCGGGGTGACGCCCGCGGGGCTGACGCTGGCCGGACTGGCGTTGTCCGGTCTGGCGGGGTTCAGCATCGCCCACGGCAGGTTCCCTGTCGCGGGCGTGCTGCTCGTGCTGGCCGGTGTCTGCGACATGCTCGACGGTGCGGTAGCGCGCCTGTCGAACCGGACGAGCGACGAAGGTGCCTTCCTCGACTCGACGGTCGACAGGTATGCCGAGGCCGTGGTGCTCCTCGGGGCGCTTCACTACTACCTCTTCCGGTCCGCGACCGCCCCTGAGACCGCGACGGCGATCGCGATCTTCCTGGCGTTCTGGGGCTCTTTGCTCGTGAGCTACACGCGGGCGCGGGCCGAGGGGCTCGGGAGGAGCTGCACCGTCGGAATAGCCGAGAGACCCGAGCGTGTCGTGCTGCTGATCGTCGGGGCGCTCCTGGGTTCCGGCGTCATGCGGATCGTGTTGTGGGTCCTGGTCGTTCTCACCCACCTCACGGCGCTCCAGCGTATCCTCCATGTTCTCTATGCGGGCGGAGGGCGGCCGCGCTCCTAGCGTAGCCCCCGTGCCCGGGGAGACGGACAACTTATGTCGAAGAACAAGGTACGTGTCGCGATCATAGGCATCGGCAACTGCGCATCGTCGCTGGTCCAGGGCGTCCAGTACTACAAGGACGCTCCCGAGGACGCCTTCGTGCCCGGTCTCATGCATGTCAACCTGGGCGGCTATCACGTGGGCGACGTCGAGTTCTCGGCGGCGATCGACATCGACAGGAACAAGGTCGGTAAGGACCTCTCCGAGGCCATCTTCATCGAGCCCAACAACACCTACAGGTTCTCCGACGTTCCGAAGCTCGATGTTCCGGTCGTACGCGGCATGACCCACGACGGTCTCGGCAAGTACCTCTCCGAGATCATCGAGAAGGCGCCCGGGCCGACGGACGACATCACGGGCATTCTGAAGGAAACGAAGACGGACGTCGTCGTCAACTTCCTGCCGGTCGGCAGCGAGGAGGCGACGAAGTGGTACGTGGAGCAGATCCTCGATGCCGGATGCGGCTTCGTGAACGGCATCCCCGTCTTCATCGCGCGGGAGCGGTACTGGCAGCAGCGCTTCGAAAAGAAGGGCCTGCCCGTCATGGGAGACGACATCAAGTCTCAGGTCGGCGCGACGATCGTCCACCGGGTCCTGACGCGGCTCTTCCGCGACCGCGGCGTCAGGCTCGAGAGAACGAGCCAGCTCAACGTGGGCGGCAACACGGACTTTCTGAACATGCTCGAGCGGTCCCGGCTCGAGTCGAAGAAGATCTCGAAGACCGGCGCCGTCACCTCGCAGCTCGACTACGACATCGGCAAGGGCAACGTCCACATCGGTCCCTCGGACTACGTCGAGTGGCTCTCCGACCGGAAGTGGGCCTATGTGCGGATGGAGGGACGGACGTTCGGCGACGTGCCGCTCAACGCCGAACTCAAGCTCGAGGTCTGGGATTCGCCGAACTCGGCCGGCGTCATGATCGACGCCGTCAGGTGCATGAAGCTTGCGATGAACCACGGGCTCTCGGGCGCAATAGCGGCGCCGTCCTCGTACTTCTTCAAATCTCCTCCAGTGCAGTACACGGACGACGAAGCCCGGCACCTGACCGAGCGCTTCATCGAGGAGCACGCTCTCGACGCCGGCAGGGAGACCGACGCCGGGATCGGGTCCGACGGGGAATCCGGACCGCAGGAGGAGCTGATCAAGGAGCCGTCCGGTTCCTGAGCGTCCCGGCGGGACGCGACGGCGGACTGTCGGGCCGGGCGACGCCCGGCCCGCTCGCTGGAACGGAGCGCGCATGTCGGCGTGGAGCGGTCTCTTCATAACCTTTGAGGGCGTTGAGGGGTCCGGCAAGTCGACCCAGGCGGACGCTCTCGCTCGCTCGCTTTCGGAGTTCGGGCTCGAGGTCGTGCGCTCCAGAGAGCCCGGCGGCACGCCGCTCGGCGAGCGGATCCGCGAGATACTGCTCGACCGGTCGGTGTCCGGGATGGAGCCCAGGGCGGAGCTCATGCTCTTCCTGGCGTCCCGGGCCGAGCATGTCGAGAGGCTGGTCCTGCCGGCCCTGAGGCGCGGGGCGGTCGTGATCTCGGATCGGTACGCCGACGCGAGCGTCGCCTATCAGGGTGGTGGACGGGAACTTGGTACCGATCTCGTCGAACGGTTGAACGAAACGGCCACGGGCGGCGTCCAACCGGATGTGACCTTTCTCATCGACGTCACCCCCGAGGCGGGTCAACGACGGAAGTCGCGCGACCCGCACGCTCCCGACCGCATCGAGGAGGAGACCCTCGCGTTTCACGAGCGGGTCAGGAACGCCTACCTCGGGCTGGCGTCGCGCGAGCCCTCACGCTTCGTCATCGTGAACGGCGAGCGCGACCGCGATGAAATTGCCGACGAGATCCTGGCGCGGACGCGGGATCTCATGAAGACGCGGCGCACCGGCCGCGGGGAAGGAAGGACATGACACGGCGACTCAGACGACACGGCCTCGTCCTTGTTGCTCTCTGCGTGGGGTTCCTGCTGGGCGGTCTGACCGTCGGGACCGTCAGCGCGCGCCGGGAGCTGCTGTCGTATCTCGACCTCTTCAACGACGCGCTGGCGAAGGTCGAGGGAACGTACGTCGAGGAGGTCGATTCTCAGCAGATCATGTACGGCGCCATCCGCGGAATGCTCTCGTCCCTGGACCCGTATTCGATGTTCCTCGATGAGGAGTCGTTCGAGGAGTTTCAGGTGACGACCGAGGGCGAGTTCGGCGGACTCGGCATACAGATCACGGTGAGGGACGGCGTGCTCACGGTCGTCAGTCCGATCGAGGGAACGCCCGCCTACGACCTCGGGATCCTGTCCGGCGACCGCATCATCGCCATAGAGGAGGAGTCGACCCGCGGGATCACGGTCGACGAGGCGATCGAGAAGCTCCGCGGCGAGCCGGGGACCGACGTGGACATCACCATCAGACGCGAGGGCGTCGAGGAGCCTCTGGACTACACGGTGACGCGCGAGATCATCAGGATCGACAGCGTACCGTACGCCTTCATGATGGACGACGGCGTGGGCTACGTCCGCATTTCGCGGTTCTCGAGGACGACGGCGGAGGAACTCCGGGAGAGTCTCGGTCAGCTCCGCGACCAGGGCATGGAGCGGCTCGTGCTCGATCTCAGATCGAATCCCGGCGGGCTCCTGTCCCAGGCGGTCGACGTCACCGACGTCTTCCTGGAGACCGGAGAGCTCATCGTGAGCACGAAGGGCCGCATCAGCGAACAGAACCAGGAGTTCCACGCGCGCACCCCCGCCATGTTCGATCGAGGATTCCCGATCGTCGTGCTGATCAACGGCGGCAGCGCGAGCGCGTCCGAGATTCTCGCCGGCGCCATCCAGGACTGGGACCGCGGTCTGGTCGTCGGCACGACGAGTTTCGGCAAGGGCTCAGTGCAGACGTTGATGCGTCTGAGACCTCTCACCAAGGGCTGCGCGATGAAGATCACGACGGCCAAGTGGTACATCGCGAGCGGCCGGGCCATCGAGAAGCCCGAGCGCTGGATGGTCGAGGGTGAGGGCGAGGACGAGGAACCGGAACGCCCCGAGTACCTTACGGCCGCGGGCCGGACCGTTTACGGCGGCGGCGGCGTGACGCCCGATGTCGAGATCGAGTTCGAACGCCGGGCCGACGTGCTGGTCGACCTCGAGCGCCGGCGCGAGTTCTTCGAGTTCGCCATCGAATACACGGCGGAGCATCCGATCGAGAGCGTCGATTTCGAAGTGACCGCCCCGATGTGGGATGCATTCATCGATTTCCTCGGCGAGGACGGCTTCGAGTACGACGCGGAGGCGCTCGAGGAGCACCGCGACGAGGTCGAGCTGGCCATCAAGCGGGACATGATCCGCAAATCGTTCGGCCGCGAGGAGGCGTACGAGGCGGCCGTCAGGGGCGACGACCAGTTGTCGAGGACCGCCGAGCTGGCCGCCGAGGCCGGCACAGTGGACGACCTCTTCCGCACCGCGGCCGACCTCGCGGAGGCCGAGGTCACCGAGGAGTAGTCGTTCTCGACCGCTCTGATCCCGGAACACGCATGCGCCCGCTTCCTTGACCGGAGGAGGCGGGCGCTTCATACTCGCCTGGTCATGATGATCGAATCCGTGCAGATTGAGCCGAACGTCGTTCTCGCGCCGCTGGCCGGCTACACCGACAGTCCGATGCGCCGCATCGCGCGTTCGATGGGCGCGGGGCTCGTCTGGACCGAGATGGTCAGCGCGGAGGGCCTCGTTCGGGACAGTCGCAGGTCCATGGACCTGCTCCGCTTCGAACCGGAGGAGCGTCCGATCGCCGCGCAGCTCTTCGGCGCCCGACCCGAGGCGTTCCGCGGCGCCGCGCGTATGGTCTCTTCGCTCCGACCGGATCTCATCGACATCAACGCGGGGTGTCCCGCCAGGAAGGTCGTGAAGTCCGGCTCGGGCGCGGCGCTCATGCTCGATACGGGACGCGTGCGCGAGATCGTCGAGGCGACGGTCGAGGGCGCGGGCGACATCCCGGTCACGATCAAGACCCGGAGCGGCTGGTCGGACGACGAACCCTCCGCCGTCGAGACCGCGCTCGCAGCGGTCGCCGGGGGGGCAAGGGCGGTCGCGGTCCACCCGAGGACCAGGACGCAGGGTTTCAAGGGGCGGGCGGACTGGTCGGTCATCCGTGCGGTCAACGACGCGGTCGGGGTCCCCGTGATGGGCAGCGGCGATGTAGCGACGCCCGGGGACGCGATACGGATGCTGGACGAGACCGGCGCGGCCGCCGTGATGATCGGCCGCGCGGCCGTCGGAAACCCCTGGCTGCTCGAGCGGTCGGCGGCGGCCCTGGCCGGCGAACGGCCGCCTCCCGAGCCCGACCTCGGCGGGAGGCTCCGTGTGGCGCGCCGTCACTTCACCCTGATGCTTGAATGGAAGGGCCGGCCGAAGGGCGTTTTCGAGATGAGGAAGCACTTCGTGGCGTACCTCAGGGGTTTTCCGGGCGTCTCCGATCTCCGGAAGAGGATCGTGCTGATCGACGATCCGGACGAGGTGCTGGCGCTTCTCGACGACGCCCTTCGGAAGGTCGGCCCGGAAGCCGGAGGGAGTCCATGACTCCGCTACGAGTGAGGACCGCGCTCGTTGCCGCGGCCATCGGGCTGGCGGCGACCCTCATGCAGGGCTGCGCCGGATACTGGGAGACGAGCGGAAGCGGCGGACGTGCGACCGAGACCGTCGTGCACACGGTCGGCTCGGGAGAGAGCCTGCGTTCGATCGCCGACGACTACTACGGGGACCCCGGAGCCGCCGCGTACCTGGCCGAGGTCAACGGCGTTCCCGAGGATGTCGTCCTCGATGAGGGCTCCGTCATCGACGTGCCCGTCGACCCGGAGGATCTCGACCGCTATCGCGCACGGACCGAGGCGAAGTCCCACTACAATCGTGGCACCGCTCTCGCGGCGGCCGGCGACCTCCCGCGTTCCGAGGAGGCCTTCAGAAGGGCCCTCGAACTCGACCCCCGCTTCGTTGATGCGGCCTACAATCTGGGCGTCGTACTCCTGGAACGCGGAGAGTCGAACCGGGCGGCGGTCCTGCTCGAGCAGACGTCCGGTGTCAGGCCGGACGATGCGGAGGTGCGTTTCGCCTGGGGCAAGGCGCTCTTCGAGTGCGGCCGCCACGCCCGAGCGGCAGAGGAGTTCAGAACGGCCGTGGCGCTCGACCCGACGATGGAGGACCCCGCGTACGCGCTCGGTCTCGCGCTCCTCGCGGCCGGGAAGAGACAGGAGGGCATCGTGGCGCTCGACGGCTATCTCCGGCGCTTCCCGGACGGGCGCTGGGTGACCGAGGCGAGGCGGCGCCTGACCGAGATGGCGGCCGGACCCGCTCCGGGGGATGCTCAGTGATCCACTTCAGGGACGTCGGCTACAGCTACGTTCCCGGCGGCGACAAGGCGCTCGACGCCGTCAGCATCACCATCGAGGCCGGCGAGAGGGTGGCCGTCGCAGGGGCGAGCGGCTCCGGCAAGTCGACGCTCCTGAAGCTGATGAACGGCCTCGCGACGCCCTCGGTCGGAACCGTCCTGGTCGCCGGGGTGGACACCTCGGACGACTCCGGCGTGTGGGACGTCCGGAGGCGGGTCGGCCTCATATTCCAGAACCCCGACAACCAGCTTGTCAGCACGAC
The sequence above is a segment of the Candidatus Effluviviaceae Genus V sp. genome. Coding sequences within it:
- a CDS encoding slipin family protein; amino-acid sequence: MVGTVILILVVLVLLAKSVYVLREYERGVVFRLGRFTGVRGPGFILIIPFIDRLVRVGLRIIAMDVPPQDVVTRDNVSVKVNAVVYYRVFEPNLAIIEVEDFDYATSQLSQTTLRSVIGSVELDELLSERDKINQELQSILDKQTDSWGIKVSAVEVKHVDLPEGMQRAIARQAEAERERRAKIIHAEGELQASEKLSQAATVLAKEPSSMQLRFLSTLTEISAEKNSTIIFPVPIDLVEAFMKRFRPNES
- a CDS encoding PQQ-binding-like beta-propeller repeat protein, whose translation is MASGLTLYTPSAGPEALLIDSEGRTVHRWSLRGSSYWARVRMMDDGSLLVITCDPARLMKIDHTSERLWRASGTAHHDLDVDSEGRIYVLMREAVTRDGIHDGGNILDDEIAILDQYGKGLGTVSILDAFRASDRYASWVSDDALPEGPDILHTNSIEVYERDGRREALVSIRSIGTIALIDLDGGGLVWALRGAWRMQHEAHFVSDRILLFDNLGLGDDRSRVIEVDPASGEILWEWTEPGFFSRGAGAVQRLSNGNTLITESENGRIIEIDPSGSVVWEYLNPVTIDRGRTLTLGIMRAERIEQSP
- a CDS encoding CDP-alcohol phosphatidyltransferase family protein, which codes for MAVKGIKARARSVLDPVARFAADVGVTPAGLTLAGLALSGLAGFSIAHGRFPVAGVLLVLAGVCDMLDGAVARLSNRTSDEGAFLDSTVDRYAEAVVLLGALHYYLFRSATAPETATAIAIFLAFWGSLLVSYTRARAEGLGRSCTVGIAERPERVVLLIVGALLGSGVMRIVLWVLVVLTHLTALQRILHVLYAGGGRPRS
- a CDS encoding inositol-3-phosphate synthase, which codes for MSKNKVRVAIIGIGNCASSLVQGVQYYKDAPEDAFVPGLMHVNLGGYHVGDVEFSAAIDIDRNKVGKDLSEAIFIEPNNTYRFSDVPKLDVPVVRGMTHDGLGKYLSEIIEKAPGPTDDITGILKETKTDVVVNFLPVGSEEATKWYVEQILDAGCGFVNGIPVFIARERYWQQRFEKKGLPVMGDDIKSQVGATIVHRVLTRLFRDRGVRLERTSQLNVGGNTDFLNMLERSRLESKKISKTGAVTSQLDYDIGKGNVHIGPSDYVEWLSDRKWAYVRMEGRTFGDVPLNAELKLEVWDSPNSAGVMIDAVRCMKLAMNHGLSGAIAAPSSYFFKSPPVQYTDDEARHLTERFIEEHALDAGRETDAGIGSDGESGPQEELIKEPSGS
- a CDS encoding dTMP kinase; the protein is MSAWSGLFITFEGVEGSGKSTQADALARSLSEFGLEVVRSREPGGTPLGERIREILLDRSVSGMEPRAELMLFLASRAEHVERLVLPALRRGAVVISDRYADASVAYQGGGRELGTDLVERLNETATGGVQPDVTFLIDVTPEAGQRRKSRDPHAPDRIEEETLAFHERVRNAYLGLASREPSRFVIVNGERDRDEIADEILARTRDLMKTRRTGRGEGRT
- a CDS encoding PDZ domain-containing protein, with amino-acid sequence MTRRLRRHGLVLVALCVGFLLGGLTVGTVSARRELLSYLDLFNDALAKVEGTYVEEVDSQQIMYGAIRGMLSSLDPYSMFLDEESFEEFQVTTEGEFGGLGIQITVRDGVLTVVSPIEGTPAYDLGILSGDRIIAIEEESTRGITVDEAIEKLRGEPGTDVDITIRREGVEEPLDYTVTREIIRIDSVPYAFMMDDGVGYVRISRFSRTTAEELRESLGQLRDQGMERLVLDLRSNPGGLLSQAVDVTDVFLETGELIVSTKGRISEQNQEFHARTPAMFDRGFPIVVLINGGSASASEILAGAIQDWDRGLVVGTTSFGKGSVQTLMRLRPLTKGCAMKITTAKWYIASGRAIEKPERWMVEGEGEDEEPERPEYLTAAGRTVYGGGGVTPDVEIEFERRADVLVDLERRREFFEFAIEYTAEHPIESVDFEVTAPMWDAFIDFLGEDGFEYDAEALEEHRDEVELAIKRDMIRKSFGREEAYEAAVRGDDQLSRTAELAAEAGTVDDLFRTAADLAEAEVTEE
- the dusB gene encoding tRNA dihydrouridine synthase DusB, producing the protein MMIESVQIEPNVVLAPLAGYTDSPMRRIARSMGAGLVWTEMVSAEGLVRDSRRSMDLLRFEPEERPIAAQLFGARPEAFRGAARMVSSLRPDLIDINAGCPARKVVKSGSGAALMLDTGRVREIVEATVEGAGDIPVTIKTRSGWSDDEPSAVETALAAVAGGARAVAVHPRTRTQGFKGRADWSVIRAVNDAVGVPVMGSGDVATPGDAIRMLDETGAAAVMIGRAAVGNPWLLERSAAALAGERPPPEPDLGGRLRVARRHFTLMLEWKGRPKGVFEMRKHFVAYLRGFPGVSDLRKRIVLIDDPDEVLALLDDALRKVGPEAGGSP
- a CDS encoding tetratricopeptide repeat protein — its product is MTPLRVRTALVAAAIGLAATLMQGCAGYWETSGSGGRATETVVHTVGSGESLRSIADDYYGDPGAAAYLAEVNGVPEDVVLDEGSVIDVPVDPEDLDRYRARTEAKSHYNRGTALAAAGDLPRSEEAFRRALELDPRFVDAAYNLGVVLLERGESNRAAVLLEQTSGVRPDDAEVRFAWGKALFECGRHARAAEEFRTAVALDPTMEDPAYALGLALLAAGKRQEGIVALDGYLRRFPDGRWVTEARRRLTEMAAGPAPGDAQ